One window of Candidatus Mycobacterium wuenschmannii genomic DNA carries:
- a CDS encoding PE-PPE domain-containing protein, which produces MKKVILGAALCSAGIALATPATADDGNDWLAALTGDWWTSLVGSTSTSTSTAANDWWTSAFGWLFGVTGTDGSEELIDDAEGFLAGSTHALILGATGVPTPNEAYISAAMNLYLFPNGYEGDAATTLALTTPQTMDFEASVAEGQQILINAIMEEYDAGSMGCDLSGVCSDPLTIFTYSQSAAIAALAEQQLFDDGIPSDALRFVMLGANPLGVPNDLFPTEIFNIDGDVWADPASVGSTWQDIFLGMQLHEAYLGLSAEQIASATTTVDGLTTINEIPTLTMAELWEALMDAWAAGVT; this is translated from the coding sequence ATGAAGAAAGTAATTCTGGGCGCCGCACTGTGCAGCGCGGGTATTGCGTTGGCGACGCCGGCCACCGCCGACGACGGCAACGATTGGCTGGCCGCTTTGACCGGTGATTGGTGGACGTCGTTAGTCGGCTCTACCTCCACCTCCACCTCCACCGCCGCCAACGACTGGTGGACCAGTGCCTTCGGCTGGCTGTTCGGCGTGACCGGCACCGACGGCTCCGAGGAATTGATCGATGACGCCGAAGGGTTCCTGGCGGGCTCGACTCATGCGCTTATCCTGGGCGCCACCGGAGTGCCGACGCCGAACGAGGCCTACATCAGCGCCGCGATGAACCTCTACCTCTTTCCGAACGGGTACGAAGGCGACGCCGCGACAACGCTGGCCCTGACTACCCCGCAGACCATGGACTTCGAAGCCAGCGTGGCGGAGGGTCAGCAGATCCTCATCAACGCGATCATGGAGGAGTACGACGCCGGCAGCATGGGTTGCGACCTTTCCGGGGTGTGCAGCGACCCGCTGACCATCTTCACGTACTCGCAGAGCGCCGCTATCGCCGCGTTGGCCGAGCAACAGCTCTTTGACGACGGAATCCCCAGCGACGCTTTACGTTTCGTGATGCTCGGCGCCAACCCGCTCGGTGTTCCGAACGACCTGTTTCCCACCGAGATCTTCAACATCGACGGCGACGTCTGGGCGGATCCCGCCTCCGTCGGCTCGACCTGGCAGGACATCTTCCTCGGGATGCAGCTGCACGAGGCCTACCTCGGCCTGTCGGCGGAGCAAATCGCCTCGGCGACAACGACAGTCGACGGCTTGACCACCATCAACGAAATCCCGACGCTCACCATGGCCGAGCTGTGGGAGGCGTTGATGGATGCGTGGGCCGCCGGGGTCACCTAA
- the ychF gene encoding redox-regulated ATPase YchF has translation MSLSLGIVGLPNVGKSTLFNALTRNNVVAANYPFATIEPNEGVVPLPDPRLDKLAVMFDSEKIVPAPVTFVDIAGIVKGASEGAGLGNKFLANIRECDAICQVVRVFADDDVVHVDGKVDPSADIEVIETELILADMQTLEKAVPRLEKEARNNKERKPLLDAAVAAEGVLDSGKTLFAAGVDASVLRELNLMTTKPFLYVFNADESVLTDEARKDELRALVAPADAVFLDAKIESELIELDEESAAELLESIGQTERGLDALARAGFHTLKLQTYLTAGPKESRAWTIHQGDTAPKAAGVIHTDFEKGFIKAEIVSYDDLVTAGSMASAKSAGKVRIEGKDYVMADGDVVEFRFQASSGGKSAAR, from the coding sequence GTGAGCCTCAGCCTTGGGATCGTCGGTTTGCCGAATGTCGGTAAATCAACTCTGTTTAACGCGCTGACCAGAAACAACGTGGTCGCCGCCAACTACCCGTTCGCCACCATCGAACCGAACGAGGGCGTGGTGCCGCTGCCCGACCCGCGGCTCGACAAGCTCGCGGTGATGTTCGACTCCGAGAAGATCGTGCCCGCGCCGGTGACCTTCGTCGACATCGCCGGAATCGTGAAGGGTGCCTCCGAGGGGGCGGGCCTGGGCAACAAGTTCCTGGCCAACATTCGCGAGTGCGATGCCATCTGTCAGGTGGTCCGGGTGTTCGCCGACGACGACGTCGTGCACGTCGACGGCAAGGTCGACCCGAGCGCCGACATCGAGGTGATCGAGACCGAGTTGATCCTGGCCGACATGCAGACGTTGGAGAAGGCCGTGCCGCGGCTGGAGAAGGAAGCCCGCAACAACAAGGAGCGAAAGCCGTTGCTGGACGCGGCCGTTGCCGCGGAAGGCGTGCTGGACTCGGGCAAGACGCTGTTCGCCGCCGGCGTCGACGCGTCGGTTCTGCGCGAGCTGAACCTGATGACCACCAAGCCGTTTCTCTATGTGTTCAACGCCGACGAGTCGGTGCTGACCGACGAGGCCCGCAAGGACGAGTTGCGCGCGCTGGTCGCGCCCGCCGATGCGGTGTTCCTCGACGCCAAGATCGAGTCCGAGCTGATCGAGCTCGACGAGGAGTCCGCCGCGGAGCTGCTCGAGTCGATCGGTCAGACCGAGCGCGGCCTGGATGCATTGGCGCGGGCCGGTTTTCACACCTTGAAGCTGCAGACCTATTTGACCGCCGGACCAAAAGAGTCGCGAGCGTGGACGATTCACCAGGGCGACACCGCGCCGAAGGCGGCCGGGGTGATTCACACCGACTTCGAGAAGGGTTTCATCAAGGCCGAGATCGTGTCCTACGACGACCTGGTGACCGCCGGTTCGATGGCATCTGCCAAGTCCGCGGGCAAGGTGCGCATCGAGGGCAAGGACTACGTGATGGCCGACGGCGATGTGGTCGAGTTCCGGTTCCAAGCATCGTCAGGTGGGAAGTCGGCGGCACGCTGA
- a CDS encoding DUF6542 domain-containing protein codes for MSEEQDRSAGPADHRSIVPSVPGVPWWGAIVVAVTGVAAGFAFDAGSGKELTSVFSGLYVLGCLAAVLAVRQNGVFTAVIQPPLILFLAVPGAYFVFHGAKFTGVKDLVINCGYPLIERFPLMLFTSAGVLIIGVVRWLLGRLQADAADGSDAADVARRGLAAKLAGLLNRGVADDEAETTERPGRPRARREHAVERSTRSSSAERRTGRRPATSSRTRRPRPPIDDAEPTREPARRRRPAREFDDAEPPRRTRQPRDPELRGRPSREGRRDPSARRIRPEPRTSRFDPSEPFDTPPPRRRPTPNGNGATHHPISQVRYRKAAGDESYDERPRRPRRPSADRD; via the coding sequence GTGTCAGAAGAGCAGGACCGGTCCGCGGGACCAGCGGATCACCGCTCGATCGTTCCGTCGGTTCCCGGGGTGCCGTGGTGGGGCGCGATCGTGGTCGCGGTCACCGGCGTCGCCGCCGGATTCGCCTTCGACGCGGGCTCCGGCAAGGAGCTGACCAGCGTCTTTTCCGGGCTCTACGTCCTGGGTTGTCTTGCCGCGGTGCTCGCCGTCCGCCAGAACGGCGTCTTCACCGCCGTCATCCAGCCGCCGCTGATCTTGTTCCTCGCGGTGCCCGGCGCTTACTTCGTGTTCCACGGCGCCAAGTTCACCGGCGTGAAAGACCTCGTGATCAACTGCGGCTACCCGTTGATCGAGCGATTCCCGCTGATGCTGTTCACCTCGGCGGGCGTGCTGATCATCGGCGTCGTGCGCTGGCTCCTGGGCCGGCTGCAGGCCGACGCTGCCGACGGCTCCGACGCGGCCGACGTCGCACGGAGGGGGCTGGCCGCCAAGCTCGCCGGACTCTTGAACCGCGGCGTCGCCGATGACGAGGCCGAGACGACCGAGCGGCCCGGCCGCCCGCGGGCGCGGCGCGAGCACGCCGTCGAGCGGTCCACGCGGTCGTCGTCGGCTGAGCGCCGGACCGGCAGGCGTCCGGCTACCTCGTCGCGCACCCGCCGCCCGCGACCGCCGATCGACGATGCCGAGCCGACCCGCGAACCAGCCCGGCGACGCCGTCCCGCGCGCGAATTCGATGACGCCGAGCCGCCACGCCGCACCCGGCAACCGCGGGATCCGGAGTTGCGCGGCCGCCCGTCGCGGGAAGGCCGTCGCGACCCGAGCGCTCGCCGGATCCGCCCGGAGCCCCGCACCAGCCGGTTCGACCCGAGTGAGCCCTTCGACACCCCCCCACCGCGGCGCCGCCCGACGCCCAACGGCAATGGCGCGACGCATCACCCGATCTCGCAGGTCAGGTATCGGAAGGCCGCCGGCGACGAGTCTTACGACGAGCGCCCGCGCCGTCCGCGCCGGCCATCGGCCGATCGGGACTAG
- a CDS encoding 4-hydroxy-3-methylbut-2-enyl diphosphate reductase has protein sequence MPPTVNMGIPGATASVTEPVTGKRVLLAEPRGYCAGVDRAVETVERALEKHGAPVYVRHEIVHNRHVVETLANAGAIFVEETDEVPEGAIVVFSAHGVAPTVHQTAAERQLKVIDATCPLVTKVHNEAKRFARDDFDILLIGHDGHEEVIGTAGEAPDHVQLVDGPSAVDGVTVRDENKVIWLSQTTLSVDETMETVQRLRAKFPKLQDPPSDDICYATQNRQVAVKAMAPECELVIVVGSRNSSNSVRLVEVALGAGSDASYLVDYADDIDPAWLAGVTTVGVTSGASVPEILVRGVLERLAEHGYDVVQPVTTANETLVFALPREIRPARS, from the coding sequence ATGCCACCGACCGTGAATATGGGCATCCCTGGTGCCACCGCCTCGGTGACCGAGCCCGTCACCGGCAAGCGAGTGCTGCTGGCCGAGCCGCGCGGATACTGCGCGGGCGTCGACCGCGCGGTGGAAACCGTCGAGCGCGCGCTGGAAAAGCACGGCGCGCCCGTCTACGTCCGCCACGAGATCGTGCACAACCGCCACGTCGTCGAGACGCTGGCGAACGCGGGCGCGATCTTCGTCGAGGAGACCGACGAGGTCCCCGAGGGCGCCATCGTGGTGTTCTCGGCCCACGGCGTCGCACCGACCGTGCACCAGACCGCCGCCGAGCGTCAGCTCAAGGTCATCGATGCGACCTGCCCGCTGGTCACCAAGGTCCACAACGAGGCCAAACGCTTCGCCCGCGACGACTTCGACATCCTGCTGATCGGTCACGACGGACACGAGGAGGTCATCGGCACCGCCGGTGAGGCCCCCGACCACGTGCAACTGGTCGACGGCCCGAGCGCTGTCGACGGCGTGACGGTGCGCGACGAGAACAAGGTGATCTGGCTGTCGCAGACCACGCTGTCGGTCGACGAGACGATGGAGACCGTGCAGCGGCTGCGGGCGAAATTTCCGAAGCTGCAGGACCCGCCGAGCGACGACATCTGCTACGCGACGCAGAACCGTCAGGTTGCGGTGAAGGCGATGGCGCCGGAGTGCGAGCTGGTCATCGTGGTTGGTTCGCGCAACTCGTCGAACTCGGTGCGGCTGGTCGAGGTCGCGCTGGGCGCCGGGTCGGATGCCTCGTACCTGGTGGATTACGCCGACGACATCGACCCGGCCTGGCTGGCGGGCGTGACCACCGTCGGCGTGACGTCCGGGGCATCGGTGCCCGAGATCTTGGTGCGTGGCGTGCTCGAGCGGCTGGCCGAGCACGGCTACGACGTGGTGCAACCGGTGACGACGGCCAACGAGACGCTGGTGTTCGCGCTGCCTCGGGAGATCAGGCCCGCCCGCAGCTAG
- a CDS encoding lipid droplet-associated protein, which yields MATAPYGVRLLVGAATIAVEETIRLPKTILMYPMTLASTAAHVVMRFQQNVAELVIKGDATLEQIFPPKDEQPEWATFDEDLPADEDAGAAADTERRTEGRFALYSSPEAADDTWARSAAKPANKSASTPEVVEELDYEQLTLAQLRARLQSLDITELEALLAYEEATKGRAPFQTLLANRITRATAK from the coding sequence ATGGCTACTGCACCGTATGGGGTTCGGCTGCTGGTTGGCGCCGCCACGATCGCCGTCGAGGAGACGATCAGGCTGCCGAAAACCATCTTGATGTACCCGATGACGCTGGCCAGCACGGCCGCGCACGTCGTGATGCGGTTCCAGCAGAACGTCGCCGAGCTGGTGATCAAGGGCGACGCCACCTTGGAGCAGATCTTCCCGCCCAAGGACGAGCAACCCGAGTGGGCCACGTTCGACGAGGACCTGCCCGCTGACGAGGACGCCGGCGCGGCCGCCGATACCGAGCGTCGCACCGAGGGCCGGTTCGCGCTGTACTCCTCGCCCGAGGCGGCGGACGACACGTGGGCCCGATCGGCCGCCAAGCCGGCGAACAAGTCGGCCTCGACCCCCGAGGTGGTCGAGGAACTGGATTACGAGCAGCTGACCCTGGCCCAGTTGCGGGCCCGGCTGCAATCTCTCGACATCACCGAGCTCGAAGCCCTGCTGGCCTACGAAGAGGCCACCAAGGGTCGCGCCCCGTTCCAGACGCTGCTTGCCAACAGGATCACGCGCGCGACGGCGAAGTGA
- the xseA gene encoding exodeoxyribonuclease VII large subunit → MTENSAEDPFPVRAVATRIAAWIDKLGVVWVEGQLTQINIRPGARTVFMVLRDPAADMSLSVTASRMLVDSAPVKLVEGVQVVVCGKPNFYTGRGTLTLRLNEIRAVGIGELLARIERLRQLLAAEGLFDARLKRPIPFLPNMIGLVTGRASAAEHDVTTVAATRWPAVRFAVRNTAVQGPTAVAQIVKALRDLDSDPEVDVIVLARGGGSVEDLLPFSDETLCRAIAACRTPVVSAIGHEPDNPLCDLIADLRAATPTDAAKKIVPDTAAEQHLIHDLRRRSAQALRNWVGREERVLAQLRSRPALAEPLAALDARGEEIHRARSAVRRDITRLIDVQAERVGHLSARLTTLGPAATLARGYAVVQTVGADGAAAVLRSADDAPAGSRLRVRVSDGAIVATSEGASR, encoded by the coding sequence GTGACCGAGAACTCGGCCGAAGACCCTTTCCCGGTTCGCGCGGTCGCGACGCGGATCGCCGCGTGGATCGACAAGCTGGGCGTGGTCTGGGTCGAGGGCCAGCTGACGCAGATCAACATTCGGCCCGGTGCCAGAACCGTGTTCATGGTGCTGCGTGACCCGGCGGCCGACATGTCGCTGAGCGTGACCGCGTCGCGCATGTTGGTCGACAGCGCGCCGGTCAAGCTGGTCGAGGGCGTGCAGGTGGTGGTCTGCGGCAAGCCGAACTTCTACACCGGTCGGGGCACGCTCACGTTGCGGCTCAACGAGATTCGCGCGGTGGGCATCGGTGAGCTGCTGGCCCGCATCGAGCGATTGCGACAGCTGCTGGCCGCCGAGGGACTGTTCGACGCCCGACTGAAGCGGCCAATTCCGTTCCTGCCCAACATGATCGGTCTTGTCACCGGCCGGGCCAGTGCCGCCGAACACGACGTGACGACGGTGGCGGCGACCCGGTGGCCCGCGGTGCGGTTCGCTGTGCGCAACACCGCGGTGCAGGGGCCGACGGCGGTCGCACAGATCGTGAAGGCGTTGCGGGATTTGGACTCCGACCCCGAGGTCGACGTGATCGTGTTGGCCCGCGGCGGCGGCAGTGTGGAGGACCTGCTGCCGTTCTCCGACGAGACGTTGTGCCGGGCCATCGCGGCGTGCCGCACACCGGTCGTCAGCGCGATCGGCCACGAGCCGGACAACCCGTTGTGCGATCTGATCGCCGATCTGCGCGCCGCCACCCCCACGGACGCCGCGAAGAAGATCGTCCCGGATACCGCGGCCGAACAGCACCTGATCCACGACCTGCGCCGGCGCAGCGCGCAGGCGTTGCGCAATTGGGTCGGCCGGGAAGAGCGCGTGCTCGCGCAGTTGCGCAGCCGGCCGGCGCTGGCCGAGCCGCTGGCCGCACTCGACGCGCGGGGCGAGGAGATCCACCGGGCCCGGTCCGCGGTCCGGCGCGACATCACCCGGCTGATCGACGTGCAGGCCGAGCGAGTCGGGCATCTGTCGGCCCGATTGACGACACTGGGGCCGGCGGCCACGCTGGCCCGCGGCTACGCCGTGGTGCAGACGGTCGGGGCCGACGGGGCCGCGGCGGTGCTCCGATCCGCTGACGACGCCCCGGCGGGCAGCAGGTTACGAGTACGGGTCAGCGACGGGGCAATCGTGGCGACAAGTGAAGGGGCCAGCCGATGA
- a CDS encoding exodeoxyribonuclease VII small subunit, with protein MTGDEVTPISQLGYEQCRDELIEVVRQLEQGGLDLDASLKLWERGEQLAKRCEEHLAGARKRVTDALAAGDAQDS; from the coding sequence ATGACGGGTGATGAAGTGACGCCTATTAGTCAGCTCGGATACGAGCAGTGCCGCGACGAACTGATCGAGGTGGTGCGCCAGTTGGAGCAGGGCGGGCTGGACCTCGATGCATCGCTGAAACTTTGGGAAAGAGGCGAACAGCTGGCCAAACGCTGCGAAGAGCACTTAGCTGGAGCACGCAAGAGGGTGACCGATGCGCTCGCCGCCGGCGACGCGCAAGATTCTTGA
- a CDS encoding 3-beta-hydroxysteroid dehydrogenase, translating into MVDSAASSSPAPTVELGRVLVTGGSGFVGANLVTTLLERGYQVRSFDRAPSPLPERPGLEVLQGDICDRDVVAGAVAGVDTVFHTAALIELMGGASVTDEYRQRSFAVNVEGTKNLVHAAQAAGVKRFVYTASNSVVMGGKPISGGDESLPYTDRFADLYTETKVVAERFVLSQNGIDGLLTCSIRPSGIWGRGDQTMFRKVFESVLAGHVKVLVGRKSARLDNSYVHNLIHGFILAAQHLVPGGTAPGQAYFINDAEPINMFEFARPVVAACGQRLPRLRVSGRLVRAAMLGWQRLHFRFGIREPMLEPLAVERLYLDNYFSVAKATRDLGYRPLFTTEQAMAECLPYYTELFDQMKAAAHPAPVAVVAPAVAE; encoded by the coding sequence ATGGTTGACTCCGCTGCGTCCTCTTCACCTGCGCCGACCGTCGAGCTGGGCCGGGTGCTGGTCACCGGCGGCTCGGGATTCGTCGGCGCCAACCTGGTGACCACCCTGCTCGAGCGGGGCTATCAAGTGCGGTCCTTCGACCGAGCGCCGTCCCCACTCCCGGAGCGGCCCGGCCTGGAGGTGCTGCAGGGTGACATTTGCGATCGGGACGTCGTCGCGGGCGCGGTCGCCGGCGTCGACACCGTCTTCCACACCGCGGCACTGATCGAGTTGATGGGCGGCGCATCGGTCACCGACGAATATCGGCAGCGCAGCTTCGCCGTCAACGTCGAGGGCACCAAAAATCTCGTGCACGCCGCGCAGGCGGCCGGCGTCAAACGGTTCGTCTACACCGCCTCCAACAGCGTGGTCATGGGCGGCAAGCCCATCTCCGGCGGCGACGAGTCGCTGCCCTACACCGACCGGTTCGCCGACCTCTACACCGAGACCAAGGTCGTCGCCGAGCGATTTGTGTTGTCCCAGAATGGCATTGATGGACTGTTGACCTGCTCGATCCGACCGAGTGGCATCTGGGGTCGGGGCGATCAGACGATGTTCCGCAAGGTGTTCGAGAGCGTGCTCGCCGGACACGTCAAGGTGCTGGTGGGTCGCAAATCCGCCCGGCTGGATAACTCCTACGTGCACAACCTGATTCACGGTTTCATCCTCGCCGCGCAGCACCTGGTGCCGGGCGGGACGGCACCAGGCCAGGCGTACTTCATCAACGACGCCGAGCCGATCAACATGTTCGAGTTCGCCCGGCCCGTCGTGGCGGCCTGCGGACAGCGGCTGCCGCGGCTGCGGGTGTCCGGCAGGCTGGTGCGCGCAGCGATGCTGGGCTGGCAGCGGCTGCATTTCCGGTTCGGCATCCGTGAGCCGATGCTGGAGCCACTGGCCGTCGAGCGGCTGTACCTCGACAACTACTTCTCCGTGGCCAAGGCGACCCGCGACCTCGGCTACCGGCCGCTGTTCACCACCGAGCAGGCGATGGCCGAATGCCTGCCGTACTACACCGAGTTGTTCGATCAGATGAAGGCGGCCGCCCACCCCGCGCCGGTCGCGGTTGTCGCACCCGCCGTCGCCGAATAG
- a CDS encoding NAD-dependent epimerase/dehydratase family protein, with amino-acid sequence MAQTVLVTGAFGLVGSETVRQLTVEGRHVVATDLDVPANRKAAAAMPSTEVRWADLTDPQAVSELLQAVSPSAIIHLAAIIPPVCYARPELARRVNIDATGLLIDTAAALPNPPRFIQASSVAAYGARNPHRINDVLTADTPLRPSDIYGTHKVEAEKLVRASSLDWVILRLGGVLTAEPRLDVDLDTIFFEGSLPIDGRIQTVDVRDVARAFIAATTAPVVGETLLIGGDDSHRLVQGDIAPSTAAAMGLAGGIPTGRKGDPDHDGNWFATDWMDTSRSANALDFQRISWPQLLAETATRMGWRRHPARVIAPLTRALLKRRSPYHRYPGHYADPWGVIDAKWEGHL; translated from the coding sequence ATGGCCCAGACCGTGCTTGTCACCGGCGCGTTCGGGTTGGTGGGCTCGGAGACGGTGCGACAGTTGACGGTCGAGGGGCGGCATGTCGTGGCCACCGATCTCGACGTTCCGGCCAATCGCAAGGCCGCCGCGGCGATGCCGTCGACCGAGGTGCGCTGGGCCGACCTCACCGACCCGCAAGCGGTTTCCGAACTGCTGCAAGCGGTTTCGCCGTCGGCGATCATCCACCTGGCCGCGATCATCCCACCGGTCTGCTACGCCCGGCCGGAGTTGGCCCGGCGGGTGAACATCGATGCGACCGGCCTGCTGATCGACACCGCCGCCGCATTGCCGAACCCACCGCGTTTCATTCAGGCATCCAGCGTCGCCGCCTACGGCGCCCGCAATCCGCACCGCATCAACGACGTGCTCACCGCCGACACCCCGCTGCGGCCGTCGGACATCTACGGCACGCACAAGGTGGAGGCCGAGAAACTGGTCCGTGCATCGTCATTGGACTGGGTGATCCTGCGACTCGGTGGGGTGCTCACCGCCGAGCCTCGGCTCGATGTGGACCTGGACACCATCTTCTTCGAGGGTTCGCTGCCCATCGACGGGCGGATCCAGACCGTCGACGTGCGCGACGTCGCACGGGCGTTCATCGCCGCGACTACCGCACCAGTCGTCGGCGAGACCCTGCTGATCGGCGGCGACGATTCGCACCGACTGGTGCAGGGCGACATCGCGCCATCGACAGCGGCGGCGATGGGTCTGGCCGGCGGCATCCCCACCGGCCGCAAAGGCGACCCGGACCACGATGGCAACTGGTTCGCCACCGACTGGATGGACACCAGCCGGTCGGCCAATGCGCTTGATTTCCAGCGTATCTCGTGGCCGCAGCTGCTGGCGGAGACCGCGACGCGGATGGGTTGGCGCCGCCACCCGGCTCGGGTGATCGCGCCGCTGACACGTGCGCTGCTGAAACGCCGCTCGCCGTACCATCGCTACCCCGGGCACTACGCCGACCCGTGGGGCGTCATCGATGCGAAGTGGGAGGGACACCTGTGA
- a CDS encoding SDR family NAD(P)-dependent oxidoreductase, producing the protein MTGRTAVVVGGASGIGKAVCHALAADGCRVVVADRNADGARSVATELGDPHSAAAVDVTDEDSVRSLFERAGDLDIVVNTAGYSALGLITELSADDFRGVVDVCLNGAFLVIKHAAPRLHDGGALVSISSLNGRQPAAAMSAYCAAKAGLSMLTQVAALELAPQGIRVNAVAPGFVHTPLTEPATQIPGVVEEYVENTPLGRAGTPEDIADAVLFLCTAPWLTGEVLDINGGAHMKRYPDLMSHVMKLAAQ; encoded by the coding sequence GTGACAGGTCGGACAGCTGTCGTGGTGGGCGGCGCCTCGGGTATCGGCAAAGCCGTGTGTCACGCACTGGCGGCCGACGGTTGCCGGGTGGTCGTCGCCGACCGCAATGCCGACGGAGCGCGTTCCGTCGCAACCGAACTCGGTGATCCGCACAGCGCGGCGGCGGTCGACGTCACCGACGAGGACTCGGTGCGGTCGCTGTTCGAGCGCGCCGGTGATCTCGATATCGTGGTGAACACGGCGGGCTACAGCGCGCTCGGGTTGATCACCGAATTGTCGGCCGACGACTTCCGCGGGGTTGTCGACGTCTGCCTGAACGGCGCCTTCCTGGTGATCAAGCACGCCGCGCCACGTTTGCACGACGGCGGCGCGCTGGTGTCGATCAGTTCGCTGAACGGCCGGCAGCCCGCCGCCGCGATGAGCGCCTACTGCGCCGCCAAGGCGGGGCTGTCGATGCTGACCCAGGTCGCCGCGTTGGAGCTTGCACCGCAAGGCATTCGGGTCAACGCCGTCGCGCCCGGGTTCGTGCACACGCCGCTGACCGAGCCGGCGACCCAGATCCCCGGCGTCGTCGAGGAGTACGTCGAGAACACCCCACTGGGCCGGGCCGGCACGCCCGAGGACATCGCCGACGCCGTGCTGTTCCTGTGCACGGCGCCGTGGCTCACCGGCGAGGTGCTCGACATCAACGGCGGGGCCCACATGAAGCGTTATCCCGATCTGATGAGCCACGTCATGAAGCTTGCGGCGCAATGA
- a CDS encoding SDR family NAD(P)-dependent oxidoreductase produces the protein MSITGTGSFTGRQAIVTGAGSGIGAALCRALAAAGADVVCTDVDGAAAARTAETLKGPGTATSATLDVTDPDAVQAAVDDVVARAGRLDLMFNNAGIAWGGDTELLTLDQWNAIIDVNIRGVVHGVTAAYPVMLRQGHGHIVNTASMAGLTAAGQITSYVMTKHAIVGLSLALRSEAIPHGVGVLAVCPGAVETPILDKGAIGGFVGRDYYLRGQGMKNAYSADKLAADTLRAIARKKALLVKPRQAYASWVFARLAPNLLQRMSIRFIAEQRKRQAANAGTL, from the coding sequence ATGAGTATCACGGGCACTGGAAGTTTCACGGGCCGGCAGGCCATCGTCACCGGCGCCGGATCCGGCATCGGGGCGGCGCTGTGCCGCGCGCTGGCGGCAGCCGGCGCCGACGTGGTGTGCACCGACGTCGACGGCGCGGCCGCGGCCCGCACGGCCGAGACCCTGAAAGGTCCCGGCACCGCGACATCGGCGACCCTCGACGTCACCGACCCCGACGCGGTGCAAGCCGCCGTCGACGACGTCGTCGCGCGCGCCGGACGGCTCGACCTGATGTTCAACAACGCCGGAATCGCTTGGGGCGGCGACACCGAACTGCTGACGCTGGACCAGTGGAACGCGATCATCGACGTCAACATCCGCGGCGTGGTACACGGTGTGACCGCCGCCTACCCGGTGATGCTGCGCCAGGGCCACGGGCACATCGTCAACACCGCATCGATGGCCGGGTTGACCGCGGCCGGCCAGATCACCAGTTACGTGATGACCAAGCACGCGATCGTCGGGCTGTCGCTGGCGCTGCGCTCCGAAGCGATCCCGCACGGCGTGGGCGTGCTGGCCGTCTGCCCCGGCGCTGTCGAGACGCCGATCCTGGACAAGGGCGCGATCGGCGGCTTCGTCGGCCGCGACTACTACTTGCGCGGCCAGGGCATGAAGAACGCCTACAGCGCCGACAAGCTGGCCGCCGACACGCTCAGAGCGATCGCACGCAAAAAGGCACTGCTGGTGAAGCCGCGGCAAGCCTACGCGTCTTGGGTCTTCGCCCGGCTCGCGCCGAATCTGTTGCAACGCATGTCAATCCGCTTCATCGCGGAACAGCGCAAGCGGCAGGCGGCTAACGCCGGCACCCTTTAA